In the genome of Gemmatimonas sp. UBA7669, the window GCGATTGCCGAATACTTACATGGTGATCGCTCGGGAGCCGCCGGAGGACCGGCAGTGTGTTTCACGGTGGACGATGGTTACCGCGATTTTATGGATGCTGGCCTTCCCACTTTTGAGGCCTTTGACTGTCCAGTAACTTGTTTCATCGTTCCAGATGTGATCGACGGCAAAACCTGGTTCTGGTGGGATCGATTGGACTTCATGCTTCGTAGGCTGCCTGCGGACCAACTTGCGCTGAATGTTCAGGGTGAGCGCTTCGAAGTTCGTCGTAGCACAAATGAATACTCATGGCAGCGGCCTGCGGTGAGCATGCTCAAGGGGCGAACCGAGGCGTTCAGAGCCGACTTTCTGGCTGAGCTCGAGGCCCGCGCGAATGTCGCAATTCCATCGGACGTGCCCGAGGAGTACCGGGTCATGACCTGGGATGCCATCCGCGAGTGCGAAACTCGAGGCGTGAGGTTCGGTGCACACAGTCTTTCGCATCCCGTTCTGAGTCAGGTGTCGAGCACCAGTGCCGAGCAGGAGATTCTTGGCTCTGTGCAGCGGCTCAAGACTGAACTCCGCAATCCATCGTCAGTCTTCTGCTATCCCTATGGCTTGGCCAGTGACTTTGGCAGCCGTGAGGTTGAGATACTACGCGCTGGCGGGGTCACACATGCAGTGAGCGCCATGCCTGGTCTGATAGGTCCCTCAGCAGAGAAGGGGGCGGAGCTTGGCGAGTTGCCATGGCGGATCCCGCGATTTGCTTTTGATGGCAGACCGGCCATGGCGTTGCGACAACTACTGATCGCCTGAAGGCCATGCAGTTGAACTTAGGCACGTGTCGGGTGCACGTTCTTCCCCAGCCCGCAAGAAATGACAGTGTGGCGCACGCTGTGTGGCTCAAGGAATGGCAGCAGGTATCGGCACATTTCCCGCTTCAACAGCGGGAAGATTGGCCTCTGGCTGGAGCAGCGCAACAAGGAATCCTCCTTCGCCTTGACTCCATTGGGCAGCAAGAGGTGGCCCATGTCGGTGTGCGCCTGCACCGCTTGCGTTCGCTTCCGGGCGCGTGGTACCTGCAGGTACCCAAGCTTGGTGTAGGCATACCCGAGTGGGCAGTACAGGCCACCATGCTTGCTCTTCGGGAATTGGCAGCGAGATGGTGGCGAGTGGCGCGAGTCAGAATTGAACTCTGCCTGCTTGGCAATCCGGACATGCTGGCGGAGTTCGAGAGAGAGGCGAAGAAGCAGGGATACTCTGTCGTTCCGCCACTTGAATACGAGCACACTCTGGTGGTGCCCTTACCGGAGACTGCTGACCAGGCATTGATACAGTTTCATCGCAGTGTGTTCAAGAACACACGAAAGCTTGAACGGGCTGGTCATGCGATTCGCCCTATCACGGACCAGCGCTATTTCGATCGCCTTGCCGCGTTGTATGCGGAGACAATGAGTCGAACAGGTGCCCGTGTAGACACACCGGACATGGTAGCGGTCATCCGTAGCGCGGCGCAGCGGCCCGACCGGTACCATCTGTTAGGGCTCTTTCACAAGGGGGATGACAATCCGGAAAGTCTCATGGCATTTCGCTGGTGCGGCCGTGCAGGATGTTATGCCTTCGACCTGTTGGCTGCGTCAACACGCTTGGTGGACGAAAGCGGACAGATTCCCATGATGCCCGCCATAATGCTCGACATGTTTGGCTGGGCCCGAGAATTAGGAGCGACGCATTTTGACTTCGGCGGTGTGGTGCTCGATGGTGATCTGCAAGGAAGTGCCGTTGCCGGTATCAGCCGCTTCAAGATGCAATTTGGGGGAAATGTTGCGCGTGTCGGTAGTGATTTGCTACTCGAGCCGCGGCTTGGATGGAGAATTCTTGACCGTGCTCAACGTATAGTCCGTCGACGGATAGAGAATTGAAGCGGGCCCGGAATCGATGCAATTCCGGGCCCGCTTCAGTTTCCAATCGCAAAGCGTTCAGCTGGCTCGACGCCGACGCACCGCAACAAGGAACGCACCCATTCCGGCGAAAGCGAGGAGTGCCGAAGAAGGCTCAGAGATCTTAGTCAGGAAGGTCTGGTTGGTGCCGTTCCACAGCACATAGTACTCGCTGACGTTAAAGTAGGGATCGCCAGCGATGATCGAACCGAGATTTGCATCGTTACCATAGTTCGCGTAGCCATCGAACTCGGACCAGATGCTGCCCTGATAGTCAGCCTGATTAATCCCTGGGTTGTTCCAGCCTGCGGCCAAAGCCGCCTGAAGAGACGCCAAACGCGTCATGTCTGCGAGATCGGGATTGTGTCCGTTAGCTGAACCCAAATTCGTTGCCGCAAAGTCAGCAAGTGTGTACAGCGCAAAGTTCGTCGGCTGATTCAGTGTCACACCACGACCAGCGTCGATACACCAGATCAGGTAGTCAGTGAAGGTACGGTCTCCGACTGGTGCCGGGAAATTCACTGTAAAGTTGGCCGAGTAACCGCCACCGTTCTGGGCATAGCCAGTTCCACCCGTAGGGAAAATGTTGTCGGTGATCACCACCGAAACGGTCGGGTCTACTGGCGCCTGTGCTTGAACTGTGATCGGAGCGGCCATAACCGCCGCAGCCGCGAGTGCTCCAAAGAAACGCTTCATATGCTTGCCCCTGATCTGGGAAAAAGGTGACGTCGCAGCGGAAGCCCGTTTCCTGGCATTGGGTCGCTCTCCGCCTCACACGATACAAGAGCAAGCTCCATGCCGACGCCGTATCGTGATTCGTGCTTCATGCCGAACGAGCATCTTATCCCTTCGCACATCACAAGTCAATAAATTACAACACCTTGCGGGGGGGCAGCGGAATCGCTGCAGCAACCCTACTAACGGCAATCCCGTATGTGGAACGGTTCGTGTTGTTGCATTCATGCCTCATGGTGCGGACCGGCAGCAGCGGCTGAGGCAGATTGTCACAGCTCAGCAGTAAGAGGGTGCTGCGCTGCGCACCTCAACTCCCGAACCCGCCGCGCATAATCCTTGGCCACT includes:
- a CDS encoding GNAT family N-acetyltransferase, whose amino-acid sequence is MWLKEWQQVSAHFPLQQREDWPLAGAAQQGILLRLDSIGQQEVAHVGVRLHRLRSLPGAWYLQVPKLGVGIPEWAVQATMLALRELAARWWRVARVRIELCLLGNPDMLAEFEREAKKQGYSVVPPLEYEHTLVVPLPETADQALIQFHRSVFKNTRKLERAGHAIRPITDQRYFDRLAALYAETMSRTGARVDTPDMVAVIRSAAQRPDRYHLLGLFHKGDDNPESLMAFRWCGRAGCYAFDLLAASTRLVDESGQIPMMPAIMLDMFGWARELGATHFDFGGVVLDGDLQGSAVAGISRFKMQFGGNVARVGSDLLLEPRLGWRILDRAQRIVRRRIEN
- a CDS encoding polysaccharide deacetylase family protein, with the translated sequence MSDRLAVLMLHRFATCPQHTKGHSPTDLRSVLALLRASGVRLLSLDEAIAEYLHGDRSGAAGGPAVCFTVDDGYRDFMDAGLPTFEAFDCPVTCFIVPDVIDGKTWFWWDRLDFMLRRLPADQLALNVQGERFEVRRSTNEYSWQRPAVSMLKGRTEAFRADFLAELEARANVAIPSDVPEEYRVMTWDAIRECETRGVRFGAHSLSHPVLSQVSSTSAEQEILGSVQRLKTELRNPSSVFCYPYGLASDFGSREVEILRAGGVTHAVSAMPGLIGPSAEKGAELGELPWRIPRFAFDGRPAMALRQLLIA